Proteins encoded together in one Papaver somniferum cultivar HN1 unplaced genomic scaffold, ASM357369v1 unplaced-scaffold_117, whole genome shotgun sequence window:
- the LOC113330058 gene encoding probable pterin-4-alpha-carbinolamine dehydratase, chloroplastic: MALNLSSSLCFQFRTPISAPKHQEFSFNFNSTPLIHRNDRKVVTCGLGGDDMLGDFGARDPFPAEIESQFGDKVLGSGNTEHKILIPNISALSLSSQESTPLDPSQPPLTKQVAQQLLRKVIGWRLAEDDGTGILRLQCLWKLKDYKSGIELINRIYNVAAATGYYPDLHLEQPNQVRAQIYTPSIGGLSMNDFILAAKIDDIKTSDLVPKKRVWA; the protein is encoded by the exons ATGGCACTCAATCTCTCATCTTCACTCTGTTTTCAATTCAGAACTCCAATTTCAGCCCCAAAACACCAAGAATTCAGCTTCAATTTCAATTCTACTCCACTTATTCATAGAAATGATAGGAAGGTGGTGACTTGTGGTTTGGGTGGTGATGATATGTTAGGTGATTTTGGTGCTAGAGATCCATTCCCAGCTGAAATTGAGAGTCAGTTTGGTGATAAAGTATTGGGTAGTGGTAATACAGAACATAAAATTCTTATACCAAATATCTCTGCTCTTTCACTTTCTTCTCAGGAATCTACTCCGCTTGACCCTTCACAGCCTCCTCTTACTAAGCAAGTTGCCCAGCAGCTCCTAAGAAAG GTTATTGGGTGGAGATTGGCGGAAGATGATGGAACAGGTATACTAAGACTGCAATGTCTATGGAAATTGAAAGATTACAAAAGTGGGATTGAGCTTATAAATAGGATTTACAATGTTGCTGCGGCAACTGGGTATTACCCGGACCTTCATTTGGAACAACCTAATCAAGTCAGAGCTCAAATTTACACTCCTTCCATTG GTGGACTAAGTATGAATGACTTCATCTTAGCTGCAAAAATTGATGACATCAAGACGTCGGATCTTGTCCCTAAGAAAAGAGTGTGGGCGTAG
- the LOC113330123 gene encoding pentatricopeptide repeat-containing protein At3g22470, mitochondrial-like, protein MTSAGIAKVYSSINYGGASAFAANFSNQQGVCINSNEKRKIFIGLSKIIKHGHGCVLRDFSLGDNQFWPFNLVEIMKLFDDSILSLAFFKFVCVNDSDFGSDSSIRLYCELAHVLASQDMRYLSQDVICVVVKRIGVDRSRELIDLMWKRREHYLYESDFSVLDSLMRGFMKAGLVRNALVVLDKIREEGLVPSLSATGILFRMLIAVGDFSTVWSLFRDMVVKGPRISTNEFNVMLDGFCGEGCFQVVVSLFYLMGKFGCEPDAFSYNILIKTYCTDGRSSEALAWVREMIENGCGPNVVTFNTIIDSFCKQGNMVEARRLFDQIQERDINPTTVTYNTLINGYVKAREIRLEGERSTC, encoded by the exons ATGACTAGTGCAGGTATTGCTAAAGTGTACAGCAGCATCAACTATGGTGGTGCATCTGCATTTGCAGCAAACTTCTCTAATCAACAAG GTGTTTGTATTAATTCCAatgagaaaagaaagatttttattGGTTTGTCGAAAATTATTAAACATGGACATGGTTGTGTTCTGAGGGATTTTTCATTAGGTGATAATCAATTTTGGCCATTTAATCTTGTAGAGATTATGAAATTATTCGATGATTCAATTTTGTCGCTGGCATTTTTTAAATTTGTTTGTGTAAATGATTCTGATTTTGGTAGTGATAGCTCCATTAGGTTGTATTGTGAATTAGCTCATGTTTTAGCTTCACAAGATATGAGGTATCTGTCACAAGATGtgatttgtgttgtggtgaagaGAATTGGAGTAGATCGTAGCCGTGAATTGATTGATCTAATGTGGAAGAGACGCGAACACTATTTATATGAGTCTGATTTTTCGGTTCTTGATTCGCTAATGAGGGGGTTTATGAAGGCTGGTTTGGTTAGGAATGCATTGGTGGTTTTGGATAAAATAAGGGAGGAGGGATTGGTACCGAGTTTGTCTGCTACGGGTATTCTTTTCAGAATGTTGATTGCTGTTGGTGATTTTAGTACTGTTTGGAGTTTGTTCAGAGATATGGTTGTCAAAGGGCCGAGGATTTCAACTAATGAGTTTAATGTTATGTTGGATGGGTTTTGTGGGGAAGGGTGTTTTCAAGTGGTGGTGAGTTTGTTTTATCTGAtgggtaaatttgggtgtgagCCAGATGCGTTTTCGTATAACATTCTGATCAAGACTTATTGTACTGACGGACGATCTTCTGAAGCTTTGGCGTGGGTGAGGGAAATGATTGAAAATGGTTGCGGTCCGAATGTGGTTACGTTTAATACAATTATCGATTCCTTCTGTAAGCAGGGAAACATGGTAGAAGCAAGAAGGTTGTTCGATCAGATTCAGGAGAGGGATATTAATCCAACTACCGTCACCTATAATACGCTCATTAATGGGTATGTGAAGGCTCGGGAGATTCGACTAGAAGGTGAAAGGTCTACCTGCTGA
- the LOC113329974 gene encoding pentatricopeptide repeat-containing protein At5g39710-like isoform X1 has translation MIHGHCKFGREEDGERLLGNVSVAGLFPLTDISVAGLCWAGQLDDAMGLLQDMLQKGMPPSVVAFNSIIAGYSKAGREDKAFEVYRSMAEFGLTPSSCTCSSLLLGLSNRGMLQEAGELLDKMVNKGFPINRVASTVLLDGYFNSGDLIRAHKLWGEMKSRRICPDVVAFSAFIDGLSNAGRMEEAYEAFEDMLRRGITPNNFTYNSLIGGFCNCGKVDYALKLEKEMRQNGLIPDIFNTNMIINGFCKQGSMKAANNTFMHRFGQNPDIVTYNTLISGYIKAFDLVNAEDFLAKMWDSGWQPDIISYNTWIHVFCSSRKIVQAVRMLDELIASGFIPNTVTCNTMVNGVCCDILERAMILTAKLLKMAFVPNVVTVNTLLSQFRRHGLPQMALMWGHKLYLVSFPFDHVTYTILQSTKWDSLQDAEIVKESPGEAIVVDFLMHITFDYIAKDMSYRDKNQRYLSEICDHNLLALGK, from the coding sequence ATGATCCACGGGCACTGCAAGTTTGGTCGGGAAGAAGATGGTGAGAGATTGTTGGGGAATGTTTCTGTTGCAGGTCTGTTTCCTTTGACAGATATTTCAGTTGCTGGGTTATGTTGGGCTGGTCAACTAGATGATGCGATGGGGTTGTTACAAGACATGCTCCAAAAGGGAATGCCTCCAAGCGTTGTTGCTTTTAACTCGATCATTGCTGGTTATAGTAAAGCAGGGAGAGAAGATAAAGCCTTTGAAGTGTATAGGTCAATGGCGGAATTTGGTTTAACCCCATCGTCCTGTACTTGCAGTTCTCTTCTTCTGGGTTTGTCAAATAGGGGAATGCTTCAAGAGGCCGGGGAGCTTCTTGATAAAATGGTAAATAAGGGATTTCCGATTAATAGAGTTGCTTCTACTGTTCTTCTAGATGGGTATTTCAATAGTGGAGACCTTATAAGAGCGCATAAATTGTGGGGTGAGATGAAGAGTAGACGGATATGTCCTGATGTGGTCGCCTTTTCAGCCTTTATAGATGGACTTTCTAATGCAGGTCGTATGGAGGAGGCTTACGAGGCCTTTGAAGATATGTTGAGAAGAGGTATCACCCCGAACAACTTCACTTACAACTCTTTAATTGGCGGCTTCTGTAATTGTGGCAAAGTGGACTATGCGTTGAAGTTGGAGAAAGAAATGAGACAAAATGGGCTTATTCCAGATATTTTTAATACTAATATGATTATTAATGGGTTTTGCAAACAGGGTAGTATGAAGGCGGCAAATAATACTTTCATGCACAGATTCGGACAGAACCCAGATATAGTCACATACAATACTTTGATTAGTGGATATATTAAGGCCTTCGACCTGGTAAATGCTGAGGACTTCCTAGCTAAGATGTGGGATAGCGGATGGCAGCCTGATATTATCTCGTACAATACATGGATCCATGTGTTTTGTAGTAGCCGTAAAATTGTTCAAGCTGTGAGGATGCTGGATGAGCTAATTGCATCGGGTTTTATTCCTAATACAGTTACATGCAATACCATGGTGAATGGTGTTTGCTGTGACATACTAGAGCGTGCTATGATACTTACTGCAAAATTACTTAAGATGGCATTTGTTCCAAATGTCGTAACGGTAAATACATTGCTGTCTCAATTTCGTAGGCATGGGTTGCCGCAGATGGCCTTGATGTGGGGACATAAGCTATATTTAGTGTCTTTCCCATTTGATCATGTTACTTATACGATACTGCAGAGCACTAAGTGGGACTCACTGCAAGATGCAGAGATTGTGAAAGAGTCACCAGGGGAAGCCATAGTGGTTGACTTTCTCATGCACATTACGTTTGATTACATAGCAAAAGATATGTCTTACCGGGATAAGAACCAGCGTTATTTATCAGAAATATGTGATCACAATCTTTTGGCTCTTGGGAAATGA
- the LOC113329974 gene encoding uncharacterized protein LOC113329974 isoform X2 produces the protein MLNTITYLSEMCCRILQRKEMEGLIKGILDVALGDRDNNNKEESSNGQDRDERSRSTWAQVVSGDDDQEDTTTKTPPNRSQGWNRKEEVDRKEERSEEWESAGGRHSQQAAYGGNDQYEGAQTDCNQNKWNRKEEQEENSEGWETVGKKPARRPQIWKDHNHGYNRPPSEQEYADDVGHGSNIEPSREELADLSQGCNKLWELDSNRLVPGKDYEIVCGEGKKVYQNDDIAQGSLFDWLSEDIFRKPTYSRFCSLLDNYNPVVGSKEQVSA, from the exons ATGCTAAACACAATTACATATCTATCTGAAATGTGTTGCAG AATTCTACAGAGAAAAGAGATGGAGGGTTTGATCAAGGGTATTCTGGATGTAGCATTAGGTGATcgagacaacaacaacaaagaagaaTCTTCTAATGGTCAAGACAGAGATGAAAGATCTAGATCAACATGGGCACAAGTTGTCTCTGGAGATGATGATCAGGAAGATACAACAACCAAAACACCACCAAATCGTAGTCAAGGTTGGAATAGGAAG GAAGAGGTAGACaggaaagaagaaagaagtgAGGAATGGGAGAGTGCTGGAGGGCGACATTCTCAACAG GCTGCATATGGGGGAAATGACCAATATGAAGGTGCTCAAACTGATTGTAACCAGAACAAATGGAATAGAAAG GAGGAACAAGAGGAAAATAGTGAAGGGTGGGAGACTGTTGGGAAAAAACCTGCAAGGAGGCCTCAG ATATGGAAAGACCATAATCATGGATATAATCGGCCACCAAGTGAGCAAGAATACGCGGATGATGTTGGCCATGGTTCTAATATCGAACCATCAAGAGAAGAGCTTGCTGATCTCTCACAAGGTTGTAATAAGCTTTGGGAACTTGATTCGAACCGTTTAGTGCCAGGAAAGGACTATGAGATTGTCTGTGGTGAGGGGAAGAAAGTGTACCAAAACGATGATATCGCACAAGGAAGTTTATTTGATTGGCTTAGTGAAGACATATTCAGGAAGCCTACTTATTCTCGTTTCTGTTCTCTTTTGGATAATTACAATCCCGTTGTAGGGTCTAAAGAACAAGTCTCAGCTTAA